AAAAACAAGTTTTAAATATCCAAGTTTTGTACATAGTGGGCGTTTTCTTCAATGAAGGCGCGGCGTGGTTCCACGCGATCCCCCATTAACATTTCAAAAACTTGGTCTGCTTCGATCGCATCGTCCACTGAAACCCGCAACATCAAACGATTATCTGGGTCCATCGTGGTTTCCCATAATTGATGGTCATCCATTTCCCCCAAACCTTTGTACCGTTGAATGGTTGGTTTTGGTGTTTTTGGCAATTCGTTCATAATTTGTTGCAAACGTTCATCAGCATCTTTACCTGGCTGTACATAGGTGATATTTTTTCCTTGTTTGACACCATACAACGGTGGTTGCGCGATATATACGTATCCTGCTTCCACAATCGGACGCATATAACGATAAAACAGGGTCAATAGCAACGTCCGAATGTGGGCACCATCGACATCGGCATCAGTCATGATAACTAATTTGTGGTAACGAGCTTTTGATACGTCAAAATCAGCACCAAAACCAGTACCCATTGCTGTAAAGAGTGAACGAATTTCTTCGTTAGCCAAAATTTTATCCATGGAAGCTTTTTCCACGTTCAAGATTTTACCGCGAATTGGTAAAATCGCTTGAAATTCGCGGTTACGACCTTGTTTTGCTGAACCGCCGGCAGAGTCTCCTTCGACGATAAATAATTCGCAACGTTCCGGATCATTAGAAGAACAGTCCGCTAATTTACCTGGCAGGTTACTAATTTCTAAAGCACCTTTGCGTCGTGTCATTTCTCTGGCGCGTTTAGCTGCTTGACGTGCTCTTGAAGCGAGCATCCCTTTGTCGACGATTTGACGGCCGACCGTTGGATTTTCCATCAAGAATTTCATAAAGTGTTCTGAAAATAGACGATCAACAATCGTTCTAACTTCAGAGTTACCTAATTTCGTTTTGGTTTGTCCTTCAAATTGTGGATCTGGATGCTTAATCGAGATAACTGCTGTCAAACCTTCCCGCACATCTTCACCGGAAAGATTGTCATCGTTGTCTTTCATAATTTTTTGCTTGCGGGCATAATCATTAATAACCCGGGTTAAAGCTGTTTTAAAACCTGATTCATGGGTTCCGCCTTCATACGTATGAATGTTGTTGGCAAAACTTAAAATATTCATGTGATAGCCATCTGTATATTGCAAAGAAACCTCAACGGCAATATCTTGCTGTTGGTCTTCCAAATAAATTGGGTCTGGGAACAAGACT
The DNA window shown above is from Enterococcus montenegrensis and carries:
- the gyrB gene encoding DNA topoisomerase (ATP-hydrolyzing) subunit B, which translates into the protein MTEEEKSLIERAKEYDASQIQVLEGLEAVRKRPGMYIGSTSSEGLHHLVWEIVDNSIDEALAGFATKIQVIIEEDNSITVTDDGRGIPVDIQAKTGRPAVETVYTILHAGGKFGGGGYKVSGGLHGVGASVVNALSTKLRVKVYKEGKVYFQEYRRGAVVDDLKVIDETDKHGTEVRFWPDPEIFTETTVFNFDKLATRVRELAFLNRGLRISIEDRREEKPVLKEYHYEGGIKSYVEHLDKNKTVLFPDPIYLEDQQQDIAVEVSLQYTDGYHMNILSFANNIHTYEGGTHESGFKTALTRVINDYARKQKIMKDNDDNLSGEDVREGLTAVISIKHPDPQFEGQTKTKLGNSEVRTIVDRLFSEHFMKFLMENPTVGRQIVDKGMLASRARQAAKRAREMTRRKGALEISNLPGKLADCSSNDPERCELFIVEGDSAGGSAKQGRNREFQAILPIRGKILNVEKASMDKILANEEIRSLFTAMGTGFGADFDVSKARYHKLVIMTDADVDGAHIRTLLLTLFYRYMRPIVEAGYVYIAQPPLYGVKQGKNITYVQPGKDADERLQQIMNELPKTPKPTIQRYKGLGEMDDHQLWETTMDPDNRLMLRVSVDDAIEADQVFEMLMGDRVEPRRAFIEENAHYVQNLDI